One stretch of Suricata suricatta isolate VVHF042 chromosome 13, meerkat_22Aug2017_6uvM2_HiC, whole genome shotgun sequence DNA includes these proteins:
- the C13H9orf16 gene encoding UPF0184 protein C9orf16 homolog, with the protein MSGPNGDLGMPAEAGAEGEDDSFGESEYAAINSMLDQINSCLDHLEEKNDHLHARLQELLESNRQTRLEFQQQLGEAPADASP; encoded by the exons ATGTCGGGCCCCAACGGAGACCTGGGCATGCCGGCGGAGGCGGGCGCGGAAGGCGAGGATGACAGCTTCGGGGAATCAG aaTATGCTGCCATCAACTCCATGTTGGACCAGATCAACTCCTGTTTAGACCACTTGGAGGAGAAGAATGACCACCTCCACGCCCGCCTCCAGGAGCTGCTTGAGTCCAACCGGCAGACACGCCTTGAGTTCCAACAGCAGCTCGGGGAGGCCCCTGCCGATGCCAGTCCCTAG